Genomic segment of Candidatus Bathyarchaeota archaeon:
GCCCAGCTCGGCGGGCTAAGTGGGGTGGCGTGGGAGCCTGAATGATCGCGGTAATCCTGGCGGGAGGGTTCGCCGTCCGCCTCCACCCGATAACCAGGGATGTGGCCAAGCCCCTCCTGCCTATAGGTGGGAAACCCATCATCGACCACATCGTGGAGAAGCTGATGGAGCTCGAGGAGGTAACCCGGATAATCATATCCACGAACAGGAGATTCGAGGAACAGTTCAAGGAGTGGCTCAGCCGGGAGGCATATGAGAGAGTTGAGGTGGAGGTTGAACCCAGCCTCAGCGAGGGGGAGAAGCTCGGCGCCATCGGGGCCCTATCCAGGCTCCTGCCCAGACTCGAGCGCGGTGGCGGGGAATGCATCATCATAGCGGGCGACAACCTGTTCACATCAAACCTGAAGGGCCTCATCGAATACTATAAGGGTAAGAGGGCCCCAACCATAGCGGCCTACGACGTCGGAGGACCGGAGCTGGCCAGGCGCTTCTCCACGCTCGAGACGGACGCGGAGGGGAGGGTCCTCAGCTTCAAGGAGAAACCCGAAAGCCCCAGGTCGAGCCTGATAGGCACATGCATCTACATCCTTCCACGTGAGGCCCTAAAAGAGGTTAAAATATACCTGGGGGAGGGTAATAATCCCGACAGCCCCGGGCACTTCATAGAATGGCTCTCGAAAAGGCGGGAACTCTACGCATACGTCCTCGAAGGGTATTGGTGCGACGTGGGCACACCAGAAGCATATGAGGAGGCGATCAGGAAGTTTCGGGAGATGCCTCCACGTTAACCTGAGCTTTAACCTTACCGGCGGGATCCCGCTTGCGAGTTGGCTGAACAAACCGAAGGTGAATATCAAATCCGCGTAAACTCCCATCTTAATCTTCACAAGCGACCTGGCCAGAACCATGAAAGAGCACACCTCACTAATTATATAATGGAGACTTAAAGGCCCCCTACAGCAGCCCGGTATGCTTTAAATCACCTGTAAACTCTTCGAATATTGGGAAAAATGTTAAGTAGTACTTTTTAAAAGTTCTACCTTGATAAAATATGGCCGACGTTTCAGTTACCAGGAAAGGCCAGATAACCATACCCGTCAAGCTGAGGAGGAAGTTCAACATAACGGAGGGCTCAAAAGTTAAGGTGGTGGAGGAGAACGGCGTCATCGTTTTACGGAAGCTCCAGAGCATATTCGACCTCGCGGGGAGCGGCGCCGGTAAGGGTGATGCAGAGGAGTTAAAGAAGATGCTGGACCGGATGAGGGAGGAGGATGCCTGAGAAAACCATCTACGACACCAGATTCTTCATCGAATACTTCTACTCAAACAACCCGGAGCATTTGAGAAGGCTTAAGGAGGAGATCAGGTCGGTGGGGGATAGGATGGTTTCCGCGTTAACGATCCACGAGATCCACCGCATCAACTTGGAAAGGGAAGGAAGGGACGTCGCGACTCTGAGAAGCGAAACCATACGCAGACTTCCGCGTGGTCGATGTGGACTACAATGTAGCGGTGAGAAGCGCGGAGCTGAGGGGCAGGCATAGGATGCCCATGGCCGACAGCGTAATCGCGGCTACCGCTCAAATCCAAGGATGCCCCCTGTTTTCAGACGACCCACACTTCCAAGGGATAAAAGACCTCAAGACACGATGGCACAACGCGCGAAGAGTTCGGCCATAACCATTGGCCGAATTCCATTCGCAAGTCGTTCTCAGCTAGCTGGTTAGCACCTACAAGCTATGCACATGCATCTCCCTCCAGCGCCGGCGGACAATGACTCATCACCAACGAATAATTTTCAACCTGAGCCTTGGAACGCCCCTCTATCACGCAAGGAGATCGACAAGGGAAAGGGCAACTCGAGATGCGATAAGCTTAAAATGCCGGGTAAATAAGAACAGCTTAGGCTTAAGGACTCCCCGATAAGGAGATCACGGAGATCGGGATCTAGCGGTGAAGCATAAACTCCTTCATCATACACGCCGATAATATAATGTGATGTAATGTAATGGAAGCCTGGAATGAGGGAGCCGAGGCAGAGTTGTTTACAGGAACAGGAAATGGTGCACCCGCCAATTCGCCTCGAGACAGGCGTGGTGGGCGCTGGATACATAGCCTATAGGGGAGGATGGGGTGGATGAGTGGAGAGGAGGTCGCCGTATTCAAGGAGAGGGCCTTGAAGGCGTTTGAGAGGGCCAGGGAGGCCTTTCAGGCCGAAGACTATGAATGGTCGATGTTCCTCCTCGAGCAAGCCGTTCAACTCCTAGCGAAGTACTTCTTAGCGTTGAAGATAGGCTACTTCCCTAGGAGCCATAGCCTATTAAGGATGCTTGAAGAGGCGGGCCGCATAAATGAGGAGGTGAAAAGCTATCTCAGGCGGCATAGGGATTCGCTGCTAGCCCTAGAAGACGCTTATATAAGGGCTAGATACCTCCCAGGCAGGTACAGCGTTGAAGATGTCAGGAACAAGTTCCCCCTCTTCAAGAAATTTTTGGAGATAGTTGAAAATATGAGGGCGCTTAAGCTAGAGAAGCGGATAGCCGAAGAGAGGAGGCGGTACTTCGACGATTGGATGGGCTACGCGAAGAGAATCAAGGAAGTGGCTGAAAAAGAGCTAGGTGAAGCCAAAGTCTACGTATTCGGAAGCCTGGTTAAAAACCAGGCCCATCCAGCGCTGTCGGACATCGACGTATTGATAGCATCCCCCAACATGCCCGACCCCCTGGATGAGAGGGCGAAACTCAAAGCGAGGATACTGGAAGCCGTAGGGC
This window contains:
- a CDS encoding nucleotidyltransferase family protein; the protein is MIAVILAGGFAVRLHPITRDVAKPLLPIGGKPIIDHIVEKLMELEEVTRIIISTNRRFEEQFKEWLSREAYERVEVEVEPSLSEGEKLGAIGALSRLLPRLERGGGECIIIAGDNLFTSNLKGLIEYYKGKRAPTIAAYDVGGPELARRFSTLETDAEGRVLSFKEKPESPRSSLIGTCIYILPREALKEVKIYLGEGNNPDSPGHFIEWLSKRRELYAYVLEGYWCDVGTPEAYEEAIRKFREMPPR
- a CDS encoding AbrB/MazE/SpoVT family DNA-binding domain-containing protein, with protein sequence MADVSVTRKGQITIPVKLRRKFNITEGSKVKVVEENGVIVLRKLQSIFDLAGSGAGKGDAEELKKMLDRMREEDA
- a CDS encoding HEPN domain-containing protein, which gives rise to MSGEEVAVFKERALKAFERAREAFQAEDYEWSMFLLEQAVQLLAKYFLALKIGYFPRSHSLLRMLEEAGRINEEVKSYLRRHRDSLLALEDAYIRARYLPGRYSVEDVRNKFPLFKKFLEIVENMRALKLEKRIAEERRRYFDDWMGYAKRIKEVAEKELGEAKVYVFGSLVKNQAHPALSDIDVLIASPNMPDPLDERAKLKARILEAVGPLNPFEIHLANPREHRWYRKYIMDKHIPV